TTTCTCTAACCCGCGTTCGTTAGGCTCGTATAAACGAGTGCCTACAATGCTATCGGGCAAGTAAACCTCTCCTGCGGCAAAAGCATTAGGTTCGTTATGGGCATACCGATAGCCGTCGCCATGGCCTAAGTCTTTCATTAAGTCAGTTGGCGCATTACGTAAATGCATGGGAACCGGTGCATCTGAAGTTTTTCGAGCTAATGCTTTAGCCTGGCTAAATGCCATATAAACAGCATTACTCTTTGCCGCTAAGGCACAATAAACAGCAGCTTGCGCTATTGCACGTTCACCTTCAGCAGGCCCTACGCGATGAAAGGTATCCCAGGCGTTTATGCTTAACTGCATGGCTCTAGGGTCGGCATTGCCTATATCTTCCGAAGCAATGGCCAATAATCGCCTAGCGACATACAGCGCGTCACCACCACCGTCTAATATACGAGCGTACCAATATAATGCAGCATCAGGGTCTGAACCCCGTACCGACTTATGAAACGCCGATATTAAGTCATAAAATGTATCACCTTTATTGTCGTAGCTGGCAATTTTTTCGCCTACGGCTTGTTCAATATCGGCAATAGAAATAACACTGTTCTCGGTAAAGTCGGCTGCTAGCTCTAAATACGTAAGTAACCTTCGACCATCGCCGCCGCACAACCCTAATAAGGCGTTACTGGCATCTTCCTCAATGCTTAATTGGCGTGAACCTAGCCCTTTCTCTTCGTCGGTTAGCGCGCGTTGCATTAATTCAGCAAGCGCCTCTTGTTCTAACGCTTTAAGTACGTAAACCCGAACACGAGAAAGCAATGCATTATTTAATTCAAATGAGGGGTTTTCAGTGGTGGCACCAATAAAAGTGACGGTGCCAGATTCTACGAAGGGTAAAAACGCATCTTGCTGGCTTTTGTTGAACCTATGTACTTCGTCCACAAACAGCAAGGTACGTTGGTTATAGCGAGAGTTTTCTTTTGCGGCATCCATTGCAGCACGAATATCTTTAACACCAGAAGTTACCGCTGAAATGCGAATAACCGAAGCATTGGTATAGGTGGCAATAAGCTCGGCTAACGTCGTTTTACCCGTACCTGGCGGGCCCCATAAAATCATAGAATGGCAATGGCCTGCTTCTAGCATTTTACGTAATGGTTTGTTGGTGCCTAATAGATGCGACTGGCCAGCATATTCATCTATGGTAACTGGCCGCATTTTAGCTGCTAGTGGCGCGAAAGGCTCAAGCGGTTCTTTGTTATCGTTAATCATCTATTCTTGGCTATCGCTGATCATCAATAATATAGCTTTGCGGCACGTCTACAGAGAATAGGTTATCTTTAGCAGTATCAATAGCAAAATCTAAGTCTTGGTTGCTAAACACTAACGCACTGGTTTGGTCTTGTGCATCAAGCATATCAAGTGTCGACAGAATACCGTCGCTGTTGAACCCTAATGTCAGTGACTTTATTTGGCCATCTGTCGATTTAGGCACAATTTGGTATTGCTCTAACGTTGAACTGGCCTTCGCGTCATCAAGCTTACTGATCACAAAGCTATTCCAAGTTTCATCGTCGTTAGCCGTTAATAAAACAATAGGATTGTCTTTAATCGCTTGGTCTTGCGAAATAATAGTCACCTGTTCAACAAAGGTATCGATATTCCATACCGCTTCACCATCGGCAATCAGCAAGGTTTCATCAGGAAAGGTGGTTTCCCAGCGAAGTTTATTGGGGCGCATCATGGTTAGGGTACCTTGGGCTTCATGCACAATATTACCTTGGGCATCCGTTACCGTTTGGTTAAAAGCAGCTTGGTATTGTTGTAATCCATGTAGGCGTTTTTTTAAGAGTACATTTGCATCATCGGCTTTTGAAATTTGTCCAGCACTGTGAGAGGTAAATTCAGGCTTTGTAGCAGCTTCAACCACCACTTCGGCCCCACCACTGACATCATTAATTGCCTCTACTGGCATTGCAGATAAGCTTAACGGCGCCGTTAGCGCCATTGCCATCATAATAGGTACTACTTTGTTCATTCTTTTTAATCCTTAGGCGCTGGCGGAGCTAATACTTCGCGGTTACCGTTGTGACCCTGTGCACTTACGACGCCACTAGATTCCATTTGTTCCACTAATCGCGCGGCGCGATTGTAACCAATTCTGAATTTGCGTTGCACACTAGAGACACTTGCCCTTCTTGTTTCGGTAACAAAGGCGACGGCTTCATCATAAAATGCATCAAATTCTTGATCTTCACCTTCGGCTTGTTCACCGGGTAAAAGTACCTCGGCGGACGCTTCGCCATTTAATATCTCATCAATATATTTAGGTGCACCACGACGCTTCCAATCTGCTACAACAGCATGAACTTCATGGTCGTCTACAAATGCGCCGTGCACACGCGTAGGTACTGGGCTACCTGGTGGCAAGTACAACATATCACCCATACCTAGCAGTGCTTCAGCACCTTGCTGGTCTAAAATAGTTCGTGAATCAATTTTACTGGAAACTTGGAATGCAATACGCGTTGGAATATTCGCTTTAATCAGGCCGGTAATAACATCTACCGAAGGTCGCTGCGTAGCCAAAACTAAATGAATACCAGCTGCTCGGGCTTTTTGCGCAATACGAGCAATAAGCTCTTCCACCTTTTTGCCTACAATCATCATCATGTCGGCGAATTCATCAACCACAACCACAATAGCAGGCAGCTTTTCTAAATCAGGCGCATGGGGCTCCATGCTTTCTTCACTCTTCCACAACGGATCTTGAATAGGCGTACCAGCGGCAATCGCTTCTTCCACTTTTGCGTTGTAGCCTTTTAGGTTTCTTACCCCTAAGGCACTCATTAAGCGATAACGACGCTCCATCTCGCCTACACACCAACGAAGGGCGTTGGCCGCTTCTTTCATGTCGGTTACCACTTCGGCAAGCAGATGCGGAATGCCTTCATATACCGATAGTTCAAGCATTTTCGGGTCTATCATGATCATACGTACATCTTCTGGCGTGCTCTTATACAGCAAGCTTAAGATCATAACGTTAACCCCAACCGATTTACCTGACCCCGTTGTACCTGCCACCAACAAATGAGGCATTTTTGCCAAATCTACTATGACAGGCTTACCGGAAATATCCGCACCTAACACCATGGTAAGCGGTGAACTATTGCGCTGGAATGCATCACCGCCAATCACTTCACTTAAACGCACCATTTCACGCTTTTTGTTTGGAAGCTCAAGGCCTATAACAGATTTACCCGGAATAACTTCCACTACTCGCACCGATATGGCAGACATAGCGCGTGCCAAATCTTTAGATAACCCCGTAATTTTGCTTACCTTCACACCAGGTGCTAAATCTAGCTCGAAACGCGTAATAACAGGACCGGGATAAACACCCACTACCGTGGCTTCAATATTAAAGTCAGCCAGTTTCTCTTCAACTAGCCTTGAAATACCGTCTATCTCTTCCTGAGTGAGAGGATTTTCGTGTTTATCTGCACGCTCAAGCAAGTCGAACGAAGGCATAGCCGTAATAGGCTCGCTCCCCTCCCCTTCATGACGAGTAATGGATTTTGCTCCCATCGCCACTGGTGTAAAGGGTTGATGTACTGGCTTAGGCGCTGGCTGTGGTGCTGATTCAGGAGCAGGCGCAGGCGCAGGCTGCGCGTCTAATGGCTCTGCATTAACAGGCTCAGCAGTGTGTTGTGCCTCAGTCGCTTGCGCTTCATCTAACGTATCGGTTTGCGATATATCGAAGGTTGGCTCAATCATTTCATCAGACTGCGACTGAGTATCTTGACGATTAACTGCAGCCTCGTCATTACTAGAAGGCTTGGCTTCTTTCACTTTGTTGCGCACTGCTTCACGCATACCAGATAAAGAAAAACTCGACTTAGGTTTGCTTTCACTATCAGTATTATCAGGCGTGTGGCGCTGTGTTTCAAAAGGCGGAACATCGTCATCATCAAATACATCATCAGGAACACCAAATGAAGGCTCACTACGCTCTGCCTGAGGTGGCGGCGTATAGACAGGTTCAGGTGTTTCTGCGGGCTCGGCACGCATGCTGGTTATGTCTAATTCATCATTTTCAGACTTTGCACTACGAGAAGGAAGCGCAAGCCTTGGCATATCGAGCGCAAGTGCCTGTTGGGGTAAAGAGACACATTTGCGCCCAAACCAAAGTGTCATTTCACCAAGTCTGTCCACAATACTTAACCAGCTAATACCCGTGAGTAAAGTAAAGCCTGTACAGAAAAAACACAAAAGCAATAAAATAGTGCCTGCGGTATTAAAGTACGGCACAAGGGCTGAACTAATAACATCGCCAACAAAGCCGCCGGCAGAAAAGTTGTATATGTCGTCAAAATTTATACTGGCAATTCCCGTGGCACCCAGTGCCATCAATAAACCACCAATAATTCGTAAACCAATTGTGAGGTAATCGAACTCTTCTAAGGCTTTTATGTGCTGGAATAAGAACCAACCTAAAAAGGCGGCTCCAAAAGGCAGTAGGTAAGCTAAAAAGCCAAAAGAGAAAAGTAATAAATCGGCACTCCACGCGCCGGTAGACCCTACCCAGTTATGTACGTCTAATTGCAAGCCGGCTTGGCTCCAGCCAGGGTCACCCGGATGAAAAGATACTAATGCCAGCAATAAGAAAAAGGCGAAGACACAGGCTATAATCATGCCGGCTTCCCAAATTCGCTGAATCCCTGTTAATTGCGTCATAACCCTAAGTCACTTATTAAACTAAATTGATGTTTCGATGTTGTGATAATTCTATCGATAAAGAAGAATACAAATGCAGTGCCAATATTATCGTAATGTTTTCAATAAGTAATTTATTAATAAGGTGTATTACAAATCGGTTTACGTACACCCACTATTGCGAGTCAAATTTACACTAACAATAACCACTGTGTTTTTGCACAGCCTATCACAAATGCCCATAATTGAGCCATGCTTTCATTACTTCAAATTAATCCGAAGTGATGTTGTACTTTTCACTTCTTCCATGACTACATAGGTTCGTGACTCACTCACACCTGGAAGGCGCAGTAAGGTGTCGCCCAATAATCTACGGTAACTCGACATGTCTGCAACCCGTGCTTTTAGCAAGAAATCAAAATCCCCAGAGACAAGATGGCATTCTTGAATATCGTCATGGAGCCTAACTGCCGCAGAAAATTCTGCGAAGATATCTACTGACGTCTTCGTTAACGTTATTTCTACAAAAACGAGCATGGCCGCACCCAGCTTTTCTGGATCAACCACGGCATGGTAGCCTTTTATATAGCCTTGGCTCTCTAACCGCTTAACTCGCTCTAAACAAGGACTAGGGCTCAAGCCCACGTCTTTCGCCAATTCCACGTTTGATATTCGCCCGTTTTTTTGTAGCGAAATCAGTATATTCCTGTCTATTCGGTCAAGGTGTTTTGGAGTTTTTACCAACATATTTTATTCCGACTTAATCACGCTATGCCAGATTATATGCTGCAACTGATATTTTTTCAGCACATAGTTCGTTTTTATCTCACGTATACTGAATCAAATAATAATCGGCAAGTGAGCCACTAGGCTAATCAATTAGAGGAAAAGTTATGTTAATCGGTGTACCAAAAGAAATTAAGAACCATGAATATCGCGTTGGCTTAACGCCTGCGGCAGTGAAAGAATTTACCAGTCATGGTCATTCAGTGTTAGTTGAGACGCTAGCCGGTGATGCAATTGGTTTTACCGATGAAATGTACGTTGAAGCTGGTGCTTCTATCGCATCTACTGCTGAGCAAGTTTTTGCTGAAGCAGAAATGATTATTAAAGTGAAAGAACCACAAACAAATGAATGTAAAATGCTTCGTAAAGGCCAAACCCTTTACACTTACCTTCATTTAGCCCCTGATCCTACGCAAACAGAGCTTCTTATTGCTTCTGGCGCAACCTGTATCGCTTACGAAACCGTAACCGACGACCGTGGTGGCTTGCCGTTATTAGCGCCAATGAGCGAAGTGGCTGGCCGTATGTCAGTTCAAGCCGGTGCACATTATTTAGAAAAAGCACATGGCGGCAGCGGCACCCTTCTAGGCGGCGTTCCTGGTGTAGCACCGGGTAAAGTACTTATTATTGGTGGCGGTGTTGTAGGAACGCAAGCAGCTAAAATGGCTTTAGGCCTAGGCGCTGACGTTACTATTCTAGACCGTTCACTTCCTCGCCTTCGTCAGTTAGATGACATTTTTAATGGCCAAGTTAAAACGGTTTACTCAACGGTTGATGCTATTGAACATTACTCTTCAAAAGCTGATCTTGTTGTTGGTGCCGTACTTATTCCTGGCGCAGCAGCACCTAAGCTTCTTAACCGCGAACAAATAGCAGCCATGAAGCCAGGCTCTGTGTTGGTTGATGTTGCTATCGACCAAGGTGGTTGTTTTGAAACCTCTAAAGCCACTACACACCAAGACCCTGTATACATCATCGACGACGTAGTGCATTACTGTGTTGCCAATATGCCAGGTGGTGTTGCACGTACTTCAACGATGGCCCTTAACAATGCAACCCTTCCGTTTGGTTTAGCATTAGCGAATAAAGGCCCTGCTAAAGCCATGCTTGAAGATAAGCATTTATTGAACGGTCTTAACGTTCATGAAGGCAAAGTAACTTATAAAGCAGTCGTTGACGCATTAGGTGAAAAGTTAGGTTTAACTTACACACCTGCACAAGAAGCACTTAACGCGTAAGTAAATGTTTGGCTTGCTAGTACTTATATAAGTGCTAGCAAATAAAAACGCCCAGTAAGTGGTTAGCATATTGAATGCGTCACTACTGGGCGTTTTTTTGTATGTATTCGTTTGCTACTATTTGCTTGAAGTTAGCTAGTGGGCAACTAACTAATAGAGGCGTTTACCTGCTTTAACACATCCATAGGGTCGCTAGCTTGCGTAATTGGTCTTCCCATCACTAAATAACTTACGCCACTGTCGATTGCTTCTGGCGGCGTCATCACACGTTTTTGATCGCCCGCGTCACTCCCCTTAGGACGTATGCCAGGAGTCACCAACAAAAAGTCTTCGCCAATTTCATTACGTAGCATCACGGCTTCTTTAGCAGAACACACCACACCATCTAAACCCGCTTGGGCAGTTAACGATGCTAGGCGCAACACTTGTTGCTCGGGCGTTACATTATCAATCACGCCGCTTAGCTGCGATTGATCCATGCTGGTAAGTACTGTAACCGCAATTAATTTGGTTTCAGGACGGCTACTTTGCGCAATACCTTCTTTGGCTGCCTGCATCATTGGAAGTCCACCGCTGGCGTGCACGTTTACCATCCACACGCCAAGTTCAGCGGCTGCCTTACACGCTTTACCTACAGTATTGGGGATGTCATGAAATTTCAAATCAAGAAAAACGTCGAAGCCTTTCGCCACTAAAGATTTTACAAACTCAGGGCCAAATAAGGTGAACATTTCTTTGCCCACTTTAACTTTACACAGGCTGGGATCTAATTGGTCTACAAACGAAAGTGCTTGTTCTTGGTTGTCATAGTCGAGTGCAACAATAACGCGAGGTTCTTGCATGGTGAAGTTATTCTCCGTCTAGCCCTTTTATTGGTTTTACTACGCCCCATTTTTTACATGAAGGACATAGCCAGTAGAGTTTACGCCCTGAAAACCCGCAGCTATGGCAGCGGTATTTAGGGCGTTGCAACATTTGCTTTTCTACTAATTCTTTTAATATACGTAAGCTCTCTGCTGAGGTCTTATCGTCTAACTGGTCGATATACAACCCCATTAAGGTTTTGAAGCCACGCATGGTTGGGCGTTTACGTAGTTGTTCTAATAGATAATCCGCCGCTTGCGTGGTATCGCCTTTTTTCAACAATACATCAACCATGGCAAGGTACGAGGTTGCACATTCTTGCCAATGGGCTTCTAAGCTTTCGGCGAAACTATCCCAGTCTCCGGTTTCTTCCGCAATTTTTTCTAAACTGGGAACCGCTTCACTGAACCAATTAATGTCACGCTCTGCCACTTGCACAAAATAAGCCCGTGCGTCGCTGTAACGTTGTTGTTGAAGTGCAAGCTGTCCAAGCATTAACCACGGTCTTACTGCATGCTCATCGGCATTAACGGCCTTTTGAAGCAAGGACAACGCAGTGCCTTGATCATCGTCTTTAAGCTTCGCTACCGCATGTTCACAATAAAAATGCGCTAAGCGTTCGCACACATCATCGTTGT
The nucleotide sequence above comes from Alteromonas naphthalenivorans. Encoded proteins:
- the lrp gene encoding leucine-responsive transcriptional regulator Lrp, whose translation is MLVKTPKHLDRIDRNILISLQKNGRISNVELAKDVGLSPSPCLERVKRLESQGYIKGYHAVVDPEKLGAAMLVFVEITLTKTSVDIFAEFSAAVRLHDDIQECHLVSGDFDFLLKARVADMSSYRRLLGDTLLRLPGVSESRTYVVMEEVKSTTSLRINLK
- the lolA gene encoding outer membrane lipoprotein chaperone LolA, with translation MNKVVPIMMAMALTAPLSLSAMPVEAINDVSGGAEVVVEAATKPEFTSHSAGQISKADDANVLLKKRLHGLQQYQAAFNQTVTDAQGNIVHEAQGTLTMMRPNKLRWETTFPDETLLIADGEAVWNIDTFVEQVTIISQDQAIKDNPIVLLTANDDETWNSFVISKLDDAKASSTLEQYQIVPKSTDGQIKSLTLGFNSDGILSTLDMLDAQDQTSALVFSNQDLDFAIDTAKDNLFSVDVPQSYIIDDQR
- the lapB gene encoding lipopolysaccharide assembly protein LapB, whose amino-acid sequence is MLELLFLLLPVAAGYGWIMGRNSVRQAQRKQSSILSKHYYKGLNFLLSDQPDKAVDTLIKMINVNSDTVETHIAMGSFFRHRGEIDRAIKVHQNLVSRDELQPTQRESALKELGHDYTHAGFLERAENAFLQLLNSDKHYLVAQTQLFSIYQTTKEWDRAIELAERMVECHGDNDDVCERLAHFYCEHAVAKLKDDDQGTALSLLQKAVNADEHAVRPWLMLGQLALQQQRYSDARAYFVQVAERDINWFSEAVPSLEKIAEETGDWDSFAESLEAHWQECATSYLAMVDVLLKKGDTTQAADYLLEQLRKRPTMRGFKTLMGLYIDQLDDKTSAESLRILKELVEKQMLQRPKYRCHSCGFSGRKLYWLCPSCKKWGVVKPIKGLDGE
- the pyrF gene encoding orotidine-5'-phosphate decarboxylase gives rise to the protein MQEPRVIVALDYDNQEQALSFVDQLDPSLCKVKVGKEMFTLFGPEFVKSLVAKGFDVFLDLKFHDIPNTVGKACKAAAELGVWMVNVHASGGLPMMQAAKEGIAQSSRPETKLIAVTVLTSMDQSQLSGVIDNVTPEQQVLRLASLTAQAGLDGVVCSAKEAVMLRNEIGEDFLLVTPGIRPKGSDAGDQKRVMTPPEAIDSGVSYLVMGRPITQASDPMDVLKQVNASIS
- a CDS encoding replication-associated recombination protein A is translated as MINDNKEPLEPFAPLAAKMRPVTIDEYAGQSHLLGTNKPLRKMLEAGHCHSMILWGPPGTGKTTLAELIATYTNASVIRISAVTSGVKDIRAAMDAAKENSRYNQRTLLFVDEVHRFNKSQQDAFLPFVESGTVTFIGATTENPSFELNNALLSRVRVYVLKALEQEALAELMQRALTDEEKGLGSRQLSIEEDASNALLGLCGGDGRRLLTYLELAADFTENSVISIADIEQAVGEKIASYDNKGDTFYDLISAFHKSVRGSDPDAALYWYARILDGGGDALYVARRLLAIASEDIGNADPRAMQLSINAWDTFHRVGPAEGERAIAQAAVYCALAAKSNAVYMAFSQAKALARKTSDAPVPMHLRNAPTDLMKDLGHGDGYRYAHNEPNAFAAGEVYLPDSIVGTRLYEPNERGLEKALKAKRDYLDQLNLAARSAQNNQKR
- a CDS encoding DNA translocase FtsK is translated as MTQLTGIQRIWEAGMIIACVFAFFLLLALVSFHPGDPGWSQAGLQLDVHNWVGSTGAWSADLLLFSFGFLAYLLPFGAAFLGWFLFQHIKALEEFDYLTIGLRIIGGLLMALGATGIASINFDDIYNFSAGGFVGDVISSALVPYFNTAGTILLLLCFFCTGFTLLTGISWLSIVDRLGEMTLWFGRKCVSLPQQALALDMPRLALPSRSAKSENDELDITSMRAEPAETPEPVYTPPPQAERSEPSFGVPDDVFDDDDVPPFETQRHTPDNTDSESKPKSSFSLSGMREAVRNKVKEAKPSSNDEAAVNRQDTQSQSDEMIEPTFDISQTDTLDEAQATEAQHTAEPVNAEPLDAQPAPAPAPESAPQPAPKPVHQPFTPVAMGAKSITRHEGEGSEPITAMPSFDLLERADKHENPLTQEEIDGISRLVEEKLADFNIEATVVGVYPGPVITRFELDLAPGVKVSKITGLSKDLARAMSAISVRVVEVIPGKSVIGLELPNKKREMVRLSEVIGGDAFQRNSSPLTMVLGADISGKPVIVDLAKMPHLLVAGTTGSGKSVGVNVMILSLLYKSTPEDVRMIMIDPKMLELSVYEGIPHLLAEVVTDMKEAANALRWCVGEMERRYRLMSALGVRNLKGYNAKVEEAIAAGTPIQDPLWKSEESMEPHAPDLEKLPAIVVVVDEFADMMMIVGKKVEELIARIAQKARAAGIHLVLATQRPSVDVITGLIKANIPTRIAFQVSSKIDSRTILDQQGAEALLGMGDMLYLPPGSPVPTRVHGAFVDDHEVHAVVADWKRRGAPKYIDEILNGEASAEVLLPGEQAEGEDQEFDAFYDEAVAFVTETRRASVSSVQRKFRIGYNRAARLVEQMESSGVVSAQGHNGNREVLAPPAPKD
- the ald gene encoding alanine dehydrogenase yields the protein MLIGVPKEIKNHEYRVGLTPAAVKEFTSHGHSVLVETLAGDAIGFTDEMYVEAGASIASTAEQVFAEAEMIIKVKEPQTNECKMLRKGQTLYTYLHLAPDPTQTELLIASGATCIAYETVTDDRGGLPLLAPMSEVAGRMSVQAGAHYLEKAHGGSGTLLGGVPGVAPGKVLIIGGGVVGTQAAKMALGLGADVTILDRSLPRLRQLDDIFNGQVKTVYSTVDAIEHYSSKADLVVGAVLIPGAAAPKLLNREQIAAMKPGSVLVDVAIDQGGCFETSKATTHQDPVYIIDDVVHYCVANMPGGVARTSTMALNNATLPFGLALANKGPAKAMLEDKHLLNGLNVHEGKVTYKAVVDALGEKLGLTYTPAQEALNA